From the genome of Spodoptera frugiperda isolate SF20-4 chromosome 23, AGI-APGP_CSIRO_Sfru_2.0, whole genome shotgun sequence, one region includes:
- the LOC118266973 gene encoding uncharacterized protein LOC118266973, with product MEVAASKRTQSRCREWERARRNKFNDAINKLGEIVKAIQKSNNPEDCEDVQYPKVEIVQKAIIYLNNFVQEKTQWKAEILALQVQLDTAKSKNSQTKDASTQVCINLIKKRKDSKYVKLCRLKKAKNKQEKPQIKISPPVETSTKLPILLPRSNKKGPENTIVVLPAAPYIFPQRPLLFPSVPPAIVLIDQNLQTLNKATVPIVNRNNGDITKTTMVNILPISAYSRPLSATKSKKSNVKLKNDISKKSTKKIKAVGTVKETPKTVEVKDNPVTSKESKTTESPSNETKKNDKLVLSKDKKIETSKVLTTDQQAKADNIQKDVNTNMEKSDNKTNASDKVSSKTGDHEMPNNVDKPKCTETVTKEMLTPAVASTSTAAITNTNNVPNTNETNKPNKILNEKEIIPESKESSKLPNILPLDTTLCDNVVDGGNARLELAEEFLATSPTAAFLMSFPLVSGNRADSPAEEHGHNTTQTITKDNNHKRTELVPPAVPYFEKPSNNDIKVKPVAKLPETCNTANKQNEQQKCVNVVTKESSNITSVTKSFNAVTMPNVSNENPFLNLSAPSIITTSCTLGDTTFGLDFDCNISKSMPSQSTGYASSNNFFYKGDPFSKSAIYSTSSITSTHEFNGLGLYPCAMEKYTSKNKPEFSGVDDNLMKIGSSRLTYDIDLGWSHKGLDFVNCPTTTNTFNKDTILTTTAAPYTSSYNPFNPDFHVPLVPNSNKKDNSNKPTSSFADTITSFYSQPANLWTEDAPFYTNSNMSKSLTSKNQNYTTFDPVHTNVNVKINTNKHYEPKVAEVSVESGIKTGNNVVTQHIPEKYTKKSPSKMHINWMTSETRSVQNNCNPIHPQTKEPHKATYNQIDHPVNKKQDHNEGNYFPISMHNFPPQVPQDEFQVWPSTRPLGTTEISIDPPPINLPTLVGDLALGPHDKNRKVDATNRGIPHSDIQNCGNFLSVTQLMNRSTDNMHSRYQIPNIDTSKTGSGKQNTNHFTNDNSRKTMPHLENHMSQPCYVFNDPKLVNTYESMTHSQFAPTKTKSNSKTEKSSKTQKNNNYSTEALLRGANATQKIQDNSAKFMMPPQKYTDFTTPQDSAVAQVSHFPPILDYSDNSYATQQFSGTTLYNTTTNTMSNSFYTNFMPGSSNLMSSNYASGPFTGDFIDYNQSAECNYGNHKYEELKMRNNPTMFQSEKVPPTYKSSRRESATKHKLECSKKESSKKYQSKKAKITNEVEEWNDPHLFWQNKTLNKKHPNLMAEELPFPNYVGNQMPSQYQADFFNSHLMPANVQGMGHNVDRSLASFPVTSRANFNLSTIFPEITMKVQ from the exons ATAGCAAATATGTAAAGCTCTGCAGGTTGAAGAAAGctaaaaacaaacaagaaaagCCACAAATTAAGATATCTCCTCCTGTAGAAACATCAACAAAATTACCAATCCTCCTTCCAAGATCTAATAAAAAAG GTCCAGAAAACACGATAGTGGTCCTGCCGGCAGCACCATACATATTCCCTCAGAGACCACTTTTGTTCCCATCCGTACCGCCCGCCATAGTTTTAATAGACCAAAATTTACAAACACTAAATAAAGCAACAGTTCCTATAGTCAATAGAAATAATGGAGATATCACAAAAACCACAATGGTTAATATTCTTCCAATATCAGCATATTCCCGTCCACTTTCAGCTaccaaaagtaaaaaaagtaatgttaaattaaaaaatgatattAGCAAAAAGTCTACGAAAAAGATTAAAGCTGTTGGTACTGTAAAAGAAACACCGAAAACTGTGGAAGTAAAAGACAACCCAGTGACTTCCAAGGAAAGTAAAACCACTGAAAGTCCAAGTAAtgaaactaaaaagaatgaTAAATTAGTCTTAAGTAAAGATAAAAAGATCGAAACTAGTAAAGTCTTAACCACAGACCAACAAGCTAAAGCAGACAATATTCAAAAAGACGTAAATACAAATATGGAGAAATCTGATAATAAGACGAATGCTTCTGATAAAGTAAGCAGTAAAACTGGGGACCATGAAATGCCTAACAATGTTGATAAACCAAAGTGTACAGAAACAGTCACTAAAGAAATGCTAACTCCTGCAGTAGCATCAACATCGACAGCAGCaataacaaatactaataatgtacctaatacaAATGAAACCAACAAacccaataaaatattaaatgaaaaagaaattatacCAGAAAGTAAAGAAAGTTCAAAATTGCCAAACATTTTACCTTTGGATACAACATTATGTGATAATGTCGTTGACGGAGGTAACGCTCGCCTTGAACTGGCGGAAGAGTTCCTTGCTACCTCGCCTACAGCCGCGTTTCTTATGTCTTTCCCACTAGTCAGTGGAAATAGAGCAGATAGTCCTGCTGAAGAACATGGTCACAACACGACCCAAACCATCACGAAAGATAACAATCATAAAAGAACTGAATTAGTGCCTCCAGCCGTACCATACTTTGAGAAGCCAAGCAATAACGATATTAAAGTAAAACCAGTAGCCAAACTTCCCGAAACATGTAATACtgctaataaacaaaatgaacaaCAAAAATGTGTTAATGTAGTGACGAAAGAGTCCAGTAACATAACATCTGTAACTAAAAGCTTTAACGCGGTAACGATGCCAAATGTTTCCAATGAGAACCCATTTTTAAATCTATCCGCGCCTTCTATAATAACAACCAGTTGTACATTAGGAGATACTACCTTTGGTTTAGATTTCGACTGTAATATTAGTAAGTCGATGCCGAGTCAATCCACTGGCTATGCAAGCAGTAACAACTTCTTCTACAAGGGCGACCCATTTAGCAAAAGTGCTATTTATAGCACCAGCAGTATTACTTCTACTCATGAATTTAATGGACTCGGTTTGTACCCATGCGCCATGGAAAAATATACTTCGAAAAATAAACCAGAATTTTCTGGTGTAGACGACAACCTTATGAAGATTGGGTCATCAAGATTGACGTATGATATCGACTTGGGTTGGTCACACAAGGGCTTGGATTTTGTCAACTGTCCTACTACTACGAACACGTTCAATAAGGACACGATATTAACAACTACTGCTGCGCCTTATACGTCATCGTATAATCCGTTTAACCCAGATTTTCATGTTCCGTTAGTGCCAAATTCCAACAAAAAAGATAACTCGAACAAGCCTACCTCATCGTTTGCTGACACAATCACTAGTTTTTACTCTCAACCTGCTAACTTATGGACTGAAGACGCACCCTTCTATACGAACAGCAATATGTCCAAATCTTTAACTTCTAAAAACCAAAATTACACCACATTTGACCCAGTACATACGAacgtaaatgtaaaaataaataccaacaaACATTACGAACCGAAAGTGGCTGAAGTTAGTGTGGAAAGTGGCATAAAAACCGGCAATAACGTGGTGACTCAACATATTCCCGAGAAATACACTAAAAAGTCTCCAAGTAAAATGCATATAAACTGGATGACTTCTGAAACAAGATCTGTGCAAAATAATTGCAATCCTATACATCCGCAGACTAAAGAACCTCATAAAGCAACTTACAATCAAATTGATCATCCAGTCAATAAAAAGCAAGATCATAACGAAGGCAATTATTTCCCTATATCGATGCATAACTTTCCACCGCAAGTACCTCAAGATGAGTTTCAAGTGTGGCCTTCTACAAGGCCTTTGGGAACAACAGAGATAAGCATAGATCCACCGCCAATCAATTTACCAACCTTAGTTGGCGATCTAGCCCTAGGTCCACATGATAAGAATAGAAAAGTGGATGCAACTAATCGTGGAATACCACACAGTGACATTCAGAATTGTGGTAATTTTCTGTCGGTCACACAGTTAATGAATCGTTCAACCGATAATATGCATTCCCGGTACCAAATTCCAAATATTGACACTTCGAAGACTGGCAGTGGGAAACAGAATACAAACCACTTCACGAACGACAACAGTCGCAAAACTATGCCACATTTAGAAAATCACATGTCACAACCATGTTACGTGTTTAACGACCCGAAATTAGTAAATACCTATGAAAGCATGACACATAGTCAGTTTGCGCCAACTAAAACAAAGTCCAACAGTAAAACAGAAAAGTCTTCCAAGACTCAAAAGAACAACAACTATTCAACGGAAGCGTTGTTAAGAGGAGCGAACGCAACGCAAAAAATACAAGATAATAGTGCTAAGTTCATGATGCCACCTCAGAAATACACTGACTTCACTACCCCACAAGACAGTGCTGTAGCTCAAGTTTCACATTTCCCACCAATTCTGGATTACTCTGACAACAGTTACGCCACACAACAGTTTTCAGGAACGACATTGTACAATACCACTACCAATACCATGTCCAATTCCTTTTACACCAACTTTATGCCTGGCAGTAGCAACTTGATGTCAAGTAATTATGCCAGTGGACCATTCACTGGCGACTTTATTGATTACAATCAGTCAGCCGAATGCAATTATGGTAATCATAAATACGAAGAATTGAAAATGAGAAATAATCCTACGATGTTCCAATCTGAGAAAGTACCTCCTACGTATAAAAGTTCGAGGAGAGAATCGGCAACTAAACACAAGCTTGAATGTTCTAAAAAAGAATCGAGTAAAAAGTATCAAAGCAAAAAAGCAAAGATCACTAACGAGGTGGAAGAATGGAACGATCCTCATTTGTTTTGGCAAAATAAGACGTTGAATAAGAAGCATCCGAATTTAATGGCTGAAGAGTTACCTTTCCCGAACTACGTGGGCAATCAAATGCCTTCGCAGTACCAGGCCGACTTCTTCAACAGCCACCTGATGCCTGCAAACGTACAGGGTATGGGGCACAACGTGGACAGATCACTGGCCAGCTTTCCTGTTACGTCCCGAGCCAATTTCAATTTGAGCACTATATTTCCAGAAATTACTATG aAAGTGCAATAA